One stretch of Oceanipulchritudo coccoides DNA includes these proteins:
- a CDS encoding hydroxyacid dehydrogenase, translating to MKTRNPRIGVILDPWEYSSFIPKHILQKLEEISDDIHFAEASSFQGEDEWKAWLKEIRPEIILTGWMTPSLPEDCLKEIPELNYMCHLVGSVKGTVSDDLIAEGLIVTNWGHSISRTVAECGLMLAIGALRRASFWTLEMHNRAGWKDRKKVETGSLFGRRVGLHGFGAISQELRRLLVPFDCPVSTFSPSVPDALLAEHDVLRADTLEDLFSKNDVIFELAALTPKNRGIVTEELLRMIEHGGAFVNIGRGAVVDEVALAKVAAEGNIQVALDVFGEEPLPADSPFRKLDQVFTLPHLGGPTIDRRQDATLHGIRNIHRYLAGEPMMDQITAEVSKRIS from the coding sequence ATGAAAACACGCAACCCCCGTATTGGAGTGATTCTCGACCCCTGGGAATACTCAAGTTTCATACCCAAGCACATTTTACAAAAGCTAGAGGAAATCAGCGACGATATCCATTTTGCTGAGGCATCCTCTTTCCAGGGCGAGGATGAATGGAAAGCATGGCTGAAGGAAATTCGTCCAGAAATTATCCTGACGGGATGGATGACCCCATCCCTGCCGGAAGACTGTTTAAAGGAAATCCCGGAGTTGAATTACATGTGCCATCTCGTCGGGTCGGTCAAGGGGACCGTATCTGACGATTTGATTGCTGAAGGACTTATCGTGACCAACTGGGGGCATTCAATTTCCCGGACAGTAGCCGAATGCGGTTTGATGCTGGCGATCGGTGCCCTGAGAAGGGCGTCATTCTGGACATTGGAAATGCATAACCGCGCGGGATGGAAGGACCGCAAAAAAGTGGAAACCGGTTCGCTCTTTGGGCGCCGTGTGGGCCTGCACGGATTTGGCGCAATATCCCAGGAGCTCCGCAGACTGCTGGTTCCGTTTGACTGCCCTGTCTCGACCTTTTCTCCCAGTGTCCCCGATGCGCTTCTTGCGGAGCATGATGTGCTGCGCGCTGACACGCTGGAGGATCTCTTTTCCAAAAACGATGTGATTTTCGAGTTGGCTGCCCTTACGCCTAAAAACCGTGGGATCGTTACTGAGGAACTTTTGCGGATGATTGAGCACGGTGGAGCCTTCGTGAATATTGGCCGTGGTGCGGTTGTGGATGAAGTGGCCCTTGCCAAAGTTGCGGCGGAGGGAAATATTCAGGTTGCCTTGGATGTGTTTGGTGAAGAACCCCTGCCAGCTGATTCTCCCTTCAGAAAACTGGACCAAGTCTTTACGCTTCCGCATCTTGGAGGCCCGACTATTGATCGCCGGCAGGATGCCACACTGCATGGAATTAGGAATATTCATCGCTATCTGGCCGGGGAACCGATGATGGACCAGATCACGGCCGAGGTGAGTAAGCGGATATCCTGA